In Altererythrobacter aquiaggeris, the genomic stretch GCGCCGATCCGGACGCATTGCCCGATATCGATGACAACACCACCGTGCGCCAGCTGGCCGGACCCGATGCCGAAGATGTGCCGGCTGTCATCCGCGCAGAACTTCCCCGCGCGATGGACATGATGGCGGGAATGGCCGCCGGGTTCGAAGCGCTGCTTCCGGCGCTGAAAGACATGGCCGAACAGTTCGAACAATCGGTTGAAGAGGCGCGCAAAGCATCCTGATCGCGCTGGACTGGCGCGGCCGCTTGCGGCATGACCGCGCCTATGTGGCAGCTGCACCAATTCCCCCTGTGTCCCTTCAGCCGCAAGGTGCGCCTTTTGCTCAGCGAGAAGGGTGTGGGGTACGAGCTTTGGCGTGAAAATCCCTGGGACCAGCGGGAAGAATTCCAGGACCTGAATCCGGCGGGTAATACGCCTGTGTTGCATAATCCGGACAAGGGCCGGACACTGATCGATAGCCGGGCAATCTGCGAATATTTCGAAGAGACCGTCGAACAGGCGCCGATGATCAACGGCACCGCAGCAAACCGCGCGGAAATCCGCCGTCTGGTGGCGCTGTTTGACGAGAATTTCTTTCGCGACGTTACCGGCCCGCTGCTTAACGAGCGGATGAAGAAGCGGATCATTTACCGCGAACCGCCCGATTCACGCGCGTTGCGCGAAGCGATGAAGCTGGCGCACGGGCATCTGGATTATATCGATTATCTGATCGATCACCGGGCTTGGCTGGCGGGCGCGCAGATGAGCCTGGCCGATCTGGCTGCTGCCGCGCAAATTTCGGTTGCCGATTATCTGGGCGGGATCGACTGGTCGGGCCACGAACAATCGCGCGGCTGGTATTCGGTGTTCAAAAGCCGGCCCAGTTTCCGGCCGCTGCTGTCGGAGCGGATGGAAGTGATCCAGCCGCCGAGCCATTATTCCGATGTGAATGCTTGAGGCTGGCGCCGCATATCCCCATATCTCCCGACAAGGAGATCCCGCATGACCGACAGCCCCCAGAAAACCGCCCTCACCGACGCCGAATGGCGCGAAAAACTGACGCCGCAGCAATATCATGTCTTGCGCGAAGCCGGCACCGAACGGGCATTTACCGGTGAGTATGACGGCAACAAGGCGGCGGGCGAGTATAAATGCGCCGGCTGCGGCACCCCGCTGTTCGAAAGTGACGACAAATTCGACAGCGGCTGCGGCTG encodes the following:
- the msrB gene encoding peptide-methionine (R)-S-oxide reductase MsrB, whose amino-acid sequence is MTDSPQKTALTDAEWREKLTPQQYHVLREAGTERAFTGEYDGNKAAGEYKCAGCGTPLFESDDKFDSGCGWPSFVRPAEDENVSEIRDVSHGMIRTEVRCANCEGHLGHVFPDGPRDQTGLRYCINSAALDFKPTDD
- a CDS encoding glutathione S-transferase family protein; amino-acid sequence: MWQLHQFPLCPFSRKVRLLLSEKGVGYELWRENPWDQREEFQDLNPAGNTPVLHNPDKGRTLIDSRAICEYFEETVEQAPMINGTAANRAEIRRLVALFDENFFRDVTGPLLNERMKKRIIYREPPDSRALREAMKLAHGHLDYIDYLIDHRAWLAGAQMSLADLAAAAQISVADYLGGIDWSGHEQSRGWYSVFKSRPSFRPLLSERMEVIQPPSHYSDVNA